GCAGCCCTGTCGCCCCCGGCGTCTGATGCGTTTTGCGGCGTGGATGCTCGTGCCCGCGATCCTCATCTGGGTCGCTCTTTTGGGCGGCGTGATCACCGAGCGAATGAGTCAACATATGAGGGCACGCCAGTGGGAGCGGGCCTACCTGACCAACCCTCAGACTGCGTCCGAATACAAGGACTTCCTTGATTTATACGGCGGCCTCGAAGCATACCTCGACAGGCTCTACCCGATCACGATCGTCAGCATCATCAAAGGCGAGGGAGACCCTGCCCGCGTGATGCTCGATTATGCCGCTCCCTCCATCATGATCATCGCCTGGCCGATCGCCACTCTCCTGGCGCTCTGCGTCTTCGAGATCTCGCGCCGTCGCGTGAAGATCGCCCGCATCCACTTCGTCCGGGCCGTCGTCTACAGCGCCGACCTCATCTGGTGGATCGGCCTGATCATGTTCTTCATCGCCCTGCTGTCGAGCGCGGCCGGCTTTGGGCTGAATGTCGTCATTTCCACGATCATCCATCCAGTGACCTTTCTCGTCCTCGCAGGCGCGGCAGCGGTCATTGCCTTCGGCATCCGGCTGACATTCGCCTATCGCCGCTATCTCCGATTTCCGCACGCCGTCTGGGTCGTCCTCTCGTCGCAAATCATCGCCGGGCTGATCATTTTCAAGCTGGCTCTCGACCTTCGGCTGATACGCTGACAAGTCATAACGCTGAAAATGACTGAGATTTTTTTTCCGACGCCCTGCCGAATCGAAGCCCGAGGCAACCTGACCGGAGTCCGCCGCGAGGCCAATACGGCGACCCGCCGGCGCCTGCGCGCGGGCCGATTCTGGGCTTTCTTGATGCAGAATTCGAAGGTGACATAAGGTGACACAAGCCTCGCGAGAATTGTGCCAACTCTTGTGGCGGGCACGTGTTGGGGCAGCGCGAAAATCCGGCGGTTTTTTGGTGAAAATCAGGCCGCGCAACCGGTATGTCACTCGGCCGGCCGCCATCGGGCCGAACCCAGCAGAACATGAGCGTAGAATGGATTTTTGAGCAGGCATCTCAAAGGATGATCCTTGCTCCCTGTCCGCGCCTGAGGAATTGATGTTACCTACAATCGCTCAACGTATGATATGAATCACGCGACGACCTTGGATTCCCGATCACAGGTTTTATCCAAATTTGCGGAGTGACTCTGCAGAGCAGACTGTCAGCGAAGAGGTTCCGAAAGAATAGAACCATATTCGTCACTTGTTCCAAGGCCAAGTCTTGTTATCCGCATAGTACCAGTATCGGCGATTGCCTCGGAACGACGCTTCAATGGTTTCTCCAGGAATTCCACACTCAGCTAGCAGCCAAGAGTCAATGATCACTCTGAGTTTAGCGGTTAGTTTCTCAATCGCCGGCCCGCTTGTAGAAGACTTTTTTCGATCGAATTTGTGCGCCTCGATATTTCGGAGACTTGTAACTCGATCGCAAAATTCTTCCTGCAAGTCTGAATCGCCGATGACTTCTGCGTGAAGAGTTGGAAATCGAGAGATGAGCTCCTTGAGCCTGTCTCTGTAGTTCAGGTCTTTTTCAAAGTTCAATCGCGAACAGACATATTCTCGGCGATGACTCTCAACAGACGCCAAAACTGCTTCGCGAATTCTGTTCCATTCGGCACGTGGAATCGGTGGCCTACGTGGTCTTAAGGATCGGTGTAGCGACTCGGCTGAGCTCGCGAGCGCGAAGAACCGGTCGTTTACAAATGGCCCTGGCGTACGCAGACTCGCGAAGTAAGGATTGATCGCTGCCCAACAGCGTTTGTGCAGTTCAAACCATTTTGAAAACACCTGATCCAAAGCGGAACGGAGTTGGGGAAGTGGAAGCAATACGTCATCGGGCATCCAGTCTGCTAGCTTGTCTTTCAGTTGAAACCTTGCGCCGATTGGTCGCAGTCGCGCGGGGTACCTCCTCTTTCCGATGGCTCTTATTGCTTGTGAGCTGAAGAACTCAGAATCGTACCCGACAGTTGGAGCACCGAGCAGTAGAGTCAGCAAATCTCCGCAAATGCCTAAATCGTCGATTGCGTTATCAAGACTTCTGGGTGATGAGTATTCAATCCCAATTGCGGGTGTCGAGTGAACGTTTACCTCGGTCTGGATTATCGACTTTGTTGGTCCTTGGCGATCCCAACTCAGAGTAAGTAGTCGGTCTGGATCAATCTGTACTCTAATCGCCTTTGGTAGTTTATGTGTAATGAATGTATCTCGCAGTCGGCTGCGGTATTCAATCTTAAATGGATTGTGATCCATCCACGCCACAAGGCCGTGAAATCGAGAATGAATCTTTGCGACGTTCACGGAAGTAGGATCTTCGAATGCCCAACCTTCAATACCACGATTGAAGTAGATCAATGCGTTTGAGAGCCCTGATGAGCGATCTCCAGCATGTCGTACAAAACCATTGTAGAGCGTAAATGCTACGCCCTCTTGAGATCTGCCATGGACGATTAGATTCGGCTTTACATCGGTACTGTGCCTCATGGATACGACATCAGTAAGTGATTCCGCCTTTTCGGATGAGGTGATGCAGTCGAGATCGAGCGTTATGCCTTCGACTTGGTCAACTATTAGCGATCCAGCGATGGGCTGATCGGGTACGTTTGGCGTCCACCATAAGCCTCTGTGTATTTTCATCCGTCCAATTCCTGTTGACGCGATGCCCAACCGTTGCGTCCATTGGAGCCACTCCGCAAATTCGCCAAAAAGCTGCAATCGGCGTTCGGAGTGGGCTTATGGAAAATGCAGCTCCACCACATTCCGATCCGTCAGCACATGCGTCGCGTGCACCTGCTGCCCGTCGTGTACCGTGCCGCCCCAGATTCGGGCACTCTTCAGCTTCTCCGCGAGGTCGCGGTGGATCAGGTGGGCCATGTCGTGAACCGTCGCACCGATCGGCAGGATGAACGGCGCTTCCTTGTCCACCGGCTTGCCCGGCTTCTTCGCATAGACGCGCACCACGTTGAGCAACCCGAAGATCGAACCGAGCATCTCGCCCAGGCCGTCGCCCGACTTACCCGACACGGGAACGATCGTCAGATCGGTGCCGACCAGTTCCTTCAGCCCCTCCAGATTGTCAGCCGCGCCGGGCGTGTCCGACTTGTTCGCCGCGACGATGAGCCGCTTGGGCAGCGCCGCCTCTTCGTCTTCTTCAAAGACGAGGTCCGCCGTCGATTGCGGCTTTATGCGGTGCTCGGCCAGCCACGCCAGCGGCCGCTGGAATTGATCGATCAGGTCGATCGCCGAAAGATCGATCACCAGCAGAATGCAGTCGGCCGACCGATACGCGCCGATCATCCCCGGCTGGGCGTGGCCGTCCATCAGCGGCGGCATGTCGATGAGCTGGATCGGCACGTCCTCGTGATGGGCCATGCCCGGCGTGGCCGCGTGGGTGCTGAACGGGAAATCGGCGATCTCCACCTTCGCCGAGGTGAGCGCCCCGACGATGCTGCTCTTGCCCGTATTCGCCTCGCCGAGAAGCGCAACCTGCCCCGCCCCCTGCTTGGGAACCTGGAACAAGTCGTGATGCCCGCCGCCGTGCTTGGCCGCGGAGCTTTTCTGCGACTCTTCCCGGGCATTCTTGAGCTTCTGCTTGAGCGCGGCCTGGAGCTTCTCGCTGGCCTTGTGCTTGGGGACGAGGCGGAGCATCTCCTCCAGCGCCGCCACCTTCTCCGCGGGCGAGGACGCCGAGCGATACCGCTCCTCGGCCTTCTGATACATGGGGGATTGATTGACAGCCATCCGCGCTCCAGTGGTTAAGTTCGATGAACTGCCATGATAACGGGAGTCTCATCGCGTGCGAGGACGACGGCCGCTAAGATGCCGTCCGTGGCGCGAAAGCATACTCAATTCATCTGCGAATCCTGCGGACGTATCCATGCCCAATGGATGGGCAAGTGCCCCGACTGCGGCGAGTGGAACAGCCTCGTCGAGCAGGTGGTGCGGGATGTCGCGGCCGACAAGCATCGTCCCCCGGTCGCGGCGGCGCAGACGTCCGACGGCCCCGACGACATCCTCCTGCCGCTCTCCAAAGTTCAGCCCGACGCGACGCGCCGAATCGTCACCGGCATCAGCGAGTTCGATCGCGTGCTCGGCGGCGGCATTGTCCCCGGCTCGGCGATCCTCATCGGCGGCGACCCCGGCATCGGCAAATCGACCCTGCTCCTACAGGTGGGTCACCTTCTCGCCACCGCCGGTCGCAAGACGGTCTATGTCAGCAGCGAGGAGTCGCTCGGCCAGCTTCGCCTGCGTGCTGCCCGGCTCGGCGGCGACAATTCGCCCATGCTGGCGGCCGCCCAGTCGAATCTGGACATCATTTCCAATCTTCTCCACAACCAGCGGCCCGAGGTCGTCGTAGTAGACTCCATCCAGATGGTCTATCGCCCCGACATGACCGCCCCGCCCGGTTCTGTGACCCAGCTACGCGACGCCGCCGCGCGACTCGTCTGGCTGGCCAAGCAGATGAACTTCGCCCTGATCCTCGTCGGCCACGTCACCAAGGAAGGCAGCATCGCCGGGCCCATGCTCTTGGAGCACCTGGTCGACTGCGTCGCCTACTTCGAGGGCGATCGCTTCCATTCGCACCGCCTCATCCGAACGGTGAAGAATCGCTTCGGTTCCACCGATGAACTGGGCATCTTCGAAATGACCGACGCCGGCCTCGTGCCTGTTGAGGACCCGTCCAAGCTGTTCCTTCGCGACAAGCAGGAGTCCCGTCCCGGCAGTGTCATCCTCGCGGCATGTGAGGGCAGCCGCACCCTGCTCGTCGAAGTCCAGGCCCTCTGCGCCCAATCCGTCTTCGGCGCGGCCAAGCGTAAGGCCACCGGCGTCGATTCGGGCCGCGTCTCGATGATCCTCGCGGTGCTGGAGAAGCACGCCGAGTGCGTCCTCGGTGATCAGGACGTCTTCGTCAACGTCGTCGGAGGCGTTCGCGTGCATGAGCCCGCGGCAGATCTCGCCATCGCCCTCGCCGCTCACGGCGCGATGACCGGCCGCGCCCTGCCCGCCGGAACCGTCGTCTGCGGCGAACTGGGCCTCGGCGCGGAGCTTCGCCCCGTCCACCATCAGCGCCAGCGTATCACCGAGGCCGCGCGCGTCGGTTTCAGCCGCTTCATTCAACCCACCGGCTCAAAGGACGTCGCCGCCAGGGCCCCGCGCGGCATCGAAATCCTCACCTGCGAAAGTCTCTCACATGCACTCCGACACCTCGCCTGATTTCGACGGCAGTGCATCCGACGCGGCACGCCGATCCGGCATGGCCATCGTCGTCACCGCGGCCATCGTCCTTGCCGGCGCCTGCCTCCTGAATTGTCCGGGCAGATTTTCGGAGCTTCATGAGAAAGACACGTCCCTCCTGCGGCCGATCGTCTCCGCCCTCGGCCTCTTTGGCGAATACGGCACGCAGCGCGGCGTCGAAGTGCGCAACCTCGTCTTCTACGCCGGCGCGGCGGGGCTCTCCATCATCGCCGGACTGAGCCTTGCCCTCGGCTCGGTTCGCTCGCGCTATTCCATCGACGATCTGCTCGATGGACGCAGCCGCGCCGCCAGCCCCGTCTTTTGGTGGCTCATCCTGCTCGTCGTCAGCGCGCTCAGTTCCATCTTCTCGCATGCCCCCGCGTTTTGTCAGGGACAGATGATCGTCCGCCTGCTCCTCTTCTCATGGTGGTGGCCGATCGCGACCATCCTCTCGCCACGGCAAACCCGCGCTCTCGCCGTCGCCTTCGTCACGGCCCTCACCGCAACCGCCGCGCTGGGACTCGCCTACCACTTCTTGCGCGTCTGGCCGCATCAGCCCGGCGCGCGCCTGCAATATCCCCTCGGCAATGAGCTCTGGATGGCGGCGTGTCTCCTGCCCGGCGTATTCGTCACCGGCGGCCTGGCGCTAAGCCGCATTCGCAATCATTCAAGCCCGGACACGAACAGACCCGCCAAGCCCGCGAAGAAGGCGCTCGGCACAATCGCTCTTGTCGCGTGTTTGATCCTTCTCGTCATCGTGCTCGCATTAACGCGCTCCCGCTCCGCCGCCGTCGGCCTCGCTACGGGCATCGGCGCCTGCATCATCATCGCCCTGCCCGCAAAGCGCCGCATTCCCGCGTTCCTCGTCATGTGCGTCGTCGCCATCGCCGCCACGCTCTACGTACAGCAGCTTCGCGTCGACGGCTCAACCGCCGGTCGCGCCCATTCGATCCGCGCCCGGCTCGACTACGAATGGCCCTATGCCCTTCGCCTCTTCATGAGTAAGCCGATCGCCGGCAATGGCGACGGCGCTTATGCGCTGCTGGCCGGTCAATTGGGGCGTGATGACCAGCTCGACGACCCCGGGGTCATGCGCTTCGACGAATCGAGCTGGCCCGCCCACGCCCACAATGAGTTTCTCGAATTGCTCGCCGACCTCGGCATCGTCGGCACGCTGGCCTTTCTCATTGCCCTCGGCATCCCGCTCTATCGCGCCGCGCGATACTTCGACAATCGGCGCGATCAGACCGGCAACAGCGCTCAACGCTGGTTCGTCGTCGGGCTCGCCGGCGCCCTCGTCGCCATGATCGCCGAGGCCTGCGGCACACCTGCCATCCGCGAGCCCGGCGCCAATGTGATCTTCATCACCGTCTGGGCCTGCCTCTGGGCCGCCGTTCGCCGGCAGGATCGCGTCAACAATTCTCCCGATAAAGATGACAAGCCCGTCGCACTCGGCA
This genomic stretch from Planctomycetia bacterium harbors:
- a CDS encoding 50S ribosome-binding GTPase, which encodes MAVNQSPMYQKAEERYRSASSPAEKVAALEEMLRLVPKHKASEKLQAALKQKLKNAREESQKSSAAKHGGGHHDLFQVPKQGAGQVALLGEANTGKSSIVGALTSAKVEIADFPFSTHAATPGMAHHEDVPIQLIDMPPLMDGHAQPGMIGAYRSADCILLVIDLSAIDLIDQFQRPLAWLAEHRIKPQSTADLVFEEDEEAALPKRLIVAANKSDTPGAADNLEGLKELVGTDLTIVPVSGKSGDGLGEMLGSIFGLLNVVRVYAKKPGKPVDKEAPFILPIGATVHDMAHLIHRDLAEKLKSARIWGGTVHDGQQVHATHVLTDRNVVELHFP
- the radA gene encoding DNA repair protein RadA — protein: MARKHTQFICESCGRIHAQWMGKCPDCGEWNSLVEQVVRDVAADKHRPPVAAAQTSDGPDDILLPLSKVQPDATRRIVTGISEFDRVLGGGIVPGSAILIGGDPGIGKSTLLLQVGHLLATAGRKTVYVSSEESLGQLRLRAARLGGDNSPMLAAAQSNLDIISNLLHNQRPEVVVVDSIQMVYRPDMTAPPGSVTQLRDAAARLVWLAKQMNFALILVGHVTKEGSIAGPMLLEHLVDCVAYFEGDRFHSHRLIRTVKNRFGSTDELGIFEMTDAGLVPVEDPSKLFLRDKQESRPGSVILAACEGSRTLLVEVQALCAQSVFGAAKRKATGVDSGRVSMILAVLEKHAECVLGDQDVFVNVVGGVRVHEPAADLAIALAAHGAMTGRALPAGTVVCGELGLGAELRPVHHQRQRITEAARVGFSRFIQPTGSKDVAARAPRGIEILTCESLSHALRHLA
- a CDS encoding O-antigen ligase family protein yields the protein MHSDTSPDFDGSASDAARRSGMAIVVTAAIVLAGACLLNCPGRFSELHEKDTSLLRPIVSALGLFGEYGTQRGVEVRNLVFYAGAAGLSIIAGLSLALGSVRSRYSIDDLLDGRSRAASPVFWWLILLVVSALSSIFSHAPAFCQGQMIVRLLLFSWWWPIATILSPRQTRALAVAFVTALTATAALGLAYHFLRVWPHQPGARLQYPLGNELWMAACLLPGVFVTGGLALSRIRNHSSPDTNRPAKPAKKALGTIALVACLILLVIVLALTRSRSAAVGLATGIGACIIIALPAKRRIPAFLVMCVVAIAATLYVQQLRVDGSTAGRAHSIRARLDYEWPYALRLFMSKPIAGNGDGAYALLAGQLGRDDQLDDPGVMRFDESSWPAHAHNEFLELLADLGIVGTLAFLIALGIPLYRAARYFDNRRDQTGNSAQRWFVVGLAGALVAMIAEACGTPAIREPGANVIFITVWACLWAAVRRQDRVNNSPDKDDKPVALGTVRLFGIAVCISAIVLGHRGAEDWWAARARFDAQQSLEADDPESAVIAADFAATHALDPFQRAQAMTLSVWARSLLFDRIIASQDQPPTNADMDISHAAVSILNSLDRIAPRFLKSSRLRADLALNRARAYARRGDLRSEAECKQNFIAALEQSRADEPFSIDRVEALWIIRSATTEDRLHWLRSLLRGGEVEPAFHRMLREAMAAPDFEARLAGLLAIAQEDAEAPPSKWKDKLSPESFRIAAMVAAVNDDFPRAMELNALATELYKAGLPRLFAGLGASIHDAVRFRLIRDPLADVDKNLADLYSAFEAAYGPIELGALIPDPVLAQTRAVILLAANKESDARSQLEYVRQPNSPPIDLQLSDYYLQLAAMTASSDSPNPDRQAQFASRAEELDPASPRPQALMAEQAFSRNDEAAAVSAIRRLVELQSGRPELGRFFQSLRERYPDSAIWQRIAAEFPQIVPAAPSSQPAE